CAGTAATCCGAAGCACTTTCTACCATCTTATTGATAACTGAAAACTACCACCATGAAGAAGGAAACATACCTTAGCTAAGGGGAAAACTGTTTCCCCTCCTTCTGCGACATCTGTTAAGTACAAAAGTACAGTAGCTACGCGATGTCCACCACGTACAGTATTTACAGTGTCGGTGAAGAAATCAAATTGCGGTTCATCTTTCTCCCCACGCTTATACCTTAGAACTTGCATATCTTCTCCGTTCTCTGATTATTGGACAACACTTATAAGCAAAACTCAAAACAGTAAAGATTGCCCGATCCTTAAGTTCAACTTCCTACCCTACACATAGAATTGGAAGAATATAAACAGAAGGGTGACAAGCAAACAAGCCTAAACATTTCCCCTTTATCAACCTTGAGGAATTTCACGACATAATGTTAAAACTTCACACTAAAGCTAAtgctcaacaaaaaaaatacaaggaaAAGATAAGCTCCAAATTAGATCATGTCAAGGTCATTAGGTTTCTTCTTTAATTGATGTAAGATACATGATACATCCAAATAACAGTGCATAGCTGTTCTAGAGGTTCGGAAATAAAATGTATATGTGAGCACATGAAAGTGAAAGGGGAAGGATGCCTATTTCGTAGTCATACACATGCATAGATCGTGGATTTTTAACAAACGGTTAATATCTACAGTTCAGTGTTTTACCATATAAACTTGTGCAAAACATCAAATacaatttgaaaaaaatgggATTAAATAATGAAGATAATGTGCGACATACTGACATGTCCTAGGTAGGATGAGCACAAAATTTAACCAACCAGTAGAACATATGGATGTAGGATAGCTACAGTAGTGTTATTCGTGAGCTGATCTGCTACATCTTGAGCTACGGATGCACTGGCCACTCGGTTCGAAGTTCCTTAAAATATATATTCATGTTATTTGAAGAGCTTTACATGGTTAGGTTAAGGGTAATTTGAACTAGATTCTGACCTGCTAAACAAAGATGTTTCCCTACCAAATTCAAATACAGCTCAGAACTTCAGAAGTTTTCTGGAAGAAGCAAATGAagcattttcttcttctacaaCTACAAGAATTAGAACCCTGAAATGCATGAATATTAGTGTGCAGTATTATTGTGTCACAACCTTTTGGAAGAAATGTCCATGCAGCAATTTTATCTTCTATACCAGCAACAATTGGATCCTACAAATTTGGACATGATTATTCATTAGATAAAAACCATGTAAGCTAGAGAAATTCCTCAACTGCATAATACTCCTGGACCAAGTTATGGTTAGTAGCTGCCTCGCTGAATATATAGGATATTGATGCCTTAAGAACATTAGAGCACGTATATAGAAGATTGCTGCCCCTGCTAGCATATTTCACCTAATTAGTACAGAGGACGAAAATTCTACATAAGATGTTGAACTCAGATTTCAATACCATCATTCAGATGGAACATGCAAAAGAGATTATTAGCATCCATCGATAGTCAGGTAAAGATCAATTTACAATTATTCTTGTCTCTGCATATGAGTTGAATTGAGCCAAGCATTATTGAATTCaagcaaaagaagaacatTTGGAAATTCTGCATTCAAGCAAGCTGTAGTTCGAGATGTGCTCCCATTTAGAGACGACGCAGTGTTCTTGGGAAATACCGAAACAACTGCggcgattttttttctctcgaaCAAATGTATGTCATTTTGTATTGGACAGAAACTTTGGCGTATCAATCTAGAAATTATGCCAACCTTTCTCGCTTTAAGACATCCAGATAACATAAGTTTGCACGTACAATTGCAAAGGCAGTAGTATCCCCGTTGGCATATGAAGAAATACCAAGGTACGAAGGCCTAACCTTGCCCTTACTGATGAAGGTGCCGTAGCTGGTGCGGACCTCGCTGAGCGTGCTCTTGCCCGACGTGTTATCAGCAACCGCCGACCTCTTGAGCTCCGCCCTCGcctaaaaaagaagaagaatcccAGAATCAAATCAATTCCTTCCACGGAATTTCCTCCTgccaagaaggaaaaaaaccaTTGTATGGAATAGTGGAACAGGGAGCAGCAGAAGCACTGACGAGGGACAGGAGATGGTTGGCCTCGTCGTCGCTGAGGAAGTGCTGGTAGAGGAACACCCTGCGGAGAGTAATCAGACGCCATGGATCGCCGCATCAAATTCGAGATCGAGAAGGCCGCCAAGGAGCGAATTGGGCATGGAAAACTGCGTACCTGGGTTTCCAGGAGATCTGGCGGGAGTGGTGCGGGTACACCACGGACGCCGGGTACACCGAgctgcccctgccgccgccacccctggCCGCGCCGTCGCGGGCGAGGAGGAGTAGGAGGGCGGAAAGGAGCAACGCCACGAGGCTGGATGGGTGAGGCCCCGCCCGAGGCCGCGCCATCGCGAGTGACAGTGAAGACCAGACTCCACCGCTCGCTCACGCAGGCCGGGAAGGGGATGAGGAGGCCGCGGGCGGTGCGGAGCGaagagcacggcggcggcggcgaggtggctCGCCACGTTTCAGACTTTCAGtgggacggagagagaggggggggcaGGGCGGAAGCAGCGGGACTGGGAGGAGATCTGCGCCGCCCGGTCCATGATCCTCGATCCAACGGCTAGCAAGCAGCGGAAGAACGTGCGCGCACGACCAGTTCATCACGAGAGGCACGCACCGGAAAAAACGTGCCGCCTGGCAATTTCCGGTTAACCCGACATTTTTTAAGAGTACAATACCGTGTAACCACAGCGTCTAGACTTTGATTTCAGTCGAACCTAGATGGCAAAAATCAAGGCCTTTGCGTTGAACCGGTTTGAACGGCTGAACCTAGAGCAATCAAGAAATCGCATCAATGGGAGTTCTAGTCTTAGGAATACAACTCATGGAGTCCTAATGTTCTAGAAGATAGACGTTTCGAGAGGAGGGGGTTGTGCAAAACACAGCCTACGTGGCAGCAATCAACCAGCCAAGCGCGTTGGTCAAAGATGACCCGGGCAGCATAGAACTTGCCATGAACAACTTAAATACttttactctctccgatcctaaattattgtcaaaatattgcatatatctagacgttttttaagaatagatacatccatatttgaacaaacttgagttaagaatttagaatcagagggagtagaaccTAATATGCAGATTTGAAGAACTGATAGTAACTAGGCACCTTAGGTAAAGAATTAAGAACTCCAATTCATTTGCTCTATTTTCTTCAGTGTCAGCTAAAAAGTAGCAGCAAAAAGGTAGTATATGTGCTTATAAATAATTAAGACCGCAAACAAAAGGTAGGAGAAAAGATAAGAACAATACGCATGATAATTGGACATCGCGCTAATTTTGTGTCCGTTCACACAAGACAGTCCAACGATGGGAAATCAAGACAAATAGGAGAGAATATCCTGTATATTTGGAAAGGATGCCTTGTCTCAATACAGTTTTGTTACAGACAGGCTCAAACTTACAACAGGTACAACTACAGTTGTTTGAAACATACAACTTGCAAAACTATGAAGAGGCTTACTTGTTCTAcccaaagaaacaaaaagagtCTTCCTCGGAAATTGTTGAAGCATATATCCTAATAATCCTcagaggcaaaaaaaaattgaagtataTCATCTAATCACTTTCCTTTTGGAAACTATATGTGATCACATTTACTGTACAACACAGTAATCACCTTTCTCTTCATCGCAAAATAATTTGCTGGGAAACAAATACCTAGCAGTGCCCGTGAAAAGTTTCTTCAGCACCTTACTCCATGTGTTGCACATTATAAACCGATTTATTATGTGATTTTGATCCCAGCACCTGCAGTGTTGTGCTCAGACTAATTAGTCTTGTTtatgcatgtattggtgttTCTAGTGCTTTATGCTAAACTTTAAAGATGTATTTTATTGTTGAGCAGATCAACTGACAAGAAAGAATGTGCATACCTTTATTGACCTTATTTTTACTTGTTGGTAAGAGCTCCTCAGCACCAATTCTGATGTTAGTATTAGATGCACGCTTCTTTGATTTGCCATCTAGTAGATCCACCTCCACATTAAATGACCCACATACAGGACGATGATCAGAAAATTTAGACTCCCCACGGAAGTAGGATAACTGTGCGATACCGTCTCCATGCCATAGTATTCTATCACACCTGAGCAGGTTCAACAATGTAGCATAGATGAATCAATAGTTGCTAATAGTTTCTAGTACAGTTAGGTGTATGTATATTAGATTATGCAGTAAATTCcttgtcaaaacaaaaaattaacaATCAATCAACCGAATTGTAAACCTGGCCATTTCTATGGTTCTTTTAGTGTACATAAGAGGGAATGCAAGATTTTTGAGTCACACACAGTCATGTGTCTACCTTACGGTCAGAGTTAAATGTTACTCTTCAAGGTTGAGACCTGCTAAAGCCGGAATTATTTGCAACATAAAACTAAATAATTTGAAAATGATAAATACCAGGCTGGGGTTCTCCTCTTTTTCTTCGAGGTTTCAGTTTCTCCAGCATATGaatccgagttgaaggtgtaCTTATATGTGGGAGCAAAATATATCTTCTCCTCACTCCAACCCTTGAACACCCTTCCAGAGTTACGCTCAATGTTAAGCTGAGGAAAATGTTGTAAATGGTCAACCAAATTTTACCATGATATAACTATAACATGAAACAACAGATAATAATTAGTATTTTCACATTCCATATTTAGTTGTTCAGTTCCCGTTGTAGGGGATAACTGAGTTGCACTAAACTAATTTGCAAGAAACAGTGTCATGTTTTTAGGTGCTTACTTGATCCTTTTGAAAAAGGGCATCCCAGTTATTTTCAGTCAGAAGTTCCTTGGTATCTTCATAGCTCAAGGAAATACGGTAGTTCAGATCCCCCAACCATATAACCCGTCTGAAATGAATCGCCAAAATCAGATAatagcaaaacaaataaagcTTAAAAAGAATCGACGCGTGAGTTTCTTACTCATGATCAATAATTTTCTCAGGGATTCTTTGCCCAGCTCTTCTGCAAATCCTTGGAAACTGGGTGACCCTCAGGATCTCTAAAACATCTAAATTGCGCCTCAACTCATCGCCTTCTTTCTCACCTGAAGCCAAATGGCTACAGATGAAACAAAAGCTTGTCTGGTGCAATGTCATGCTCACTGATATACATCCCTGAAGCCAAAAGTAAGTGCACAACTTAAAAAGGATAAGGGATCTACTGCATATGGcacttcagttttttttcctttcctggcTTTATTTTGGCAAGCTAGGGTTGGAGACTTCGAATGTTTCAAGTAAAATGTTTGCTGTAGTTGTAGACAAATGCTGAATGGTGATAAAGAACTTGATATaagaaaataattttattcatTAATGTCTTTACAAttatcatactccctccgacccgtATTACTTGTCACAGATTTAATACAAAGTTatactaaatcagtgacaagtaattctggccagagggagtagcattttattttgcatcTTTAGTTCCTTCCAAAAATTAGGGCATGCTACAATTTGCATATTTGACAGGCAATTACTTGTATAATTTGATTTGGTTCTAACCTTGTTTCCAAGATAACCCATTACTCCACGGCCTACACATGATGTCCTCACATGGCCGATGTGCGGCACTAATTCTTTTTTTGCCCATACTGTCACAAAAATACCAACCATTCGTTTGCAAGATACAAGGTTATATTTCAGCTGATCCCTGGAGGCGGAAACAGTCGAAGTCACTCCATCAACCACATAACCGTAAGCATTGTTCGGTCTATCATccacttcatcttcttctgaagAGTCTGTCTCATTAATATAT
The Brachypodium distachyon strain Bd21 chromosome 2, Brachypodium_distachyon_v3.0, whole genome shotgun sequence genome window above contains:
- the LOC100831227 gene encoding LOW QUALITY PROTEIN: type I inositol polyphosphate 5-phosphatase 5 (The sequence of the model RefSeq protein was modified relative to this genomic sequence to represent the inferred CDS: substituted 1 base at 1 genomic stop codon) gives rise to the protein MTFPDDEKMKGCRPKIFRAKDKKATKKIDRPSSSNVKSGPSSSRAQSSSSFKTLSEVRSIRLSHFLARSPSATKTEPFRVFVSTWNVGGNTPTAELNLDDFIPADDHSDIFVLGFQEIVPLNAGNVLVMEDNEPAARWLALINRTLNRPVDGDADIFQHKPSLSLDSTSSRSSSNLDASFSNRSSSAIFQMSSLKSIRKPYMPTQRKLLKLCNCSVEMTRKSYKDACFGCPQAYINETDSSEEDEVDDRPNNAYGYVVDGVTSTVSASRDQLKYNLVSCKRMVGIFVTVWAKKELVPHIGHVRTSCVGRGVMGYLGNKGCISVSMTLHQTSFCFICSHLASGEKEGDELRRNLDVLEILRVTQFPRICRRAGQRIPEKIIDHERVIWLGDLNYRISLSYEDTKELLTENNWDALFQKDQLNIERNSGRVFKGWSEEKIYFAPTYKYTFNSDSYAGETETSKKKRRTPAWCDRILWHGDGIAQLSYFRGESKFSDHRPVCGSFNVEVDLLDGKSKKRASNTNIRIGAEELLPTSKNKVLGSKSHNKSVYNVQHMEXGAEETFHGASGGVWSSLSLAMARPRAGPHPSSLVALLLSALLLLLARDGAARGGGGRGSSVYPASVVYPHHSRQISWKPRVFLYQHFLSDDEANHLLSLARAELKRSAVADNTSGKSTLSEVRTSYGTFISKGKDPIVAGIEDKIAAWTFLPKENGEDMQVLRYKRGEKDEPQFDFFTDTVNTVRGGHRVATVLLYLTDVAEGGETVFPLAKDFTDTGLHDKDTTLSECAQKGIAVKPRKGDALLFFNLRPDAATDPLSLHGGCTVIKGEKWTATKWIRVASFDKVYHMPGNCSDNNDSCVRWAALGECIKNPPYMIGTAALPGHCRRSCNVC